A region from the Kiritimatiellia bacterium genome encodes:
- the acpS gene encoding holo-ACP synthase, whose product MSSRRRSRATGPESETLLGIGVDVVEGERVRQAIVNWGDRFLSRVFRGEERAYCEGQSAPWRHYAGRFAVKEAVAKAFGTGIGDRVGWRDVQVIRDPRSGAPGVRLCGNAARLAARMGVKRIHVSITHSHTLAIAVVVLIGRPTEIAAGAGLLSPASRSCPPSS is encoded by the coding sequence ATGAGCTCGCGGCGGCGATCTCGTGCGACGGGGCCGGAATCCGAAACGCTGCTTGGCATCGGCGTGGATGTCGTGGAAGGTGAGCGCGTCCGTCAGGCGATTGTGAACTGGGGAGACCGCTTCCTCTCCCGGGTGTTCCGCGGCGAGGAACGCGCTTACTGTGAGGGTCAGTCCGCTCCGTGGCGGCACTATGCCGGCCGTTTCGCGGTGAAGGAGGCGGTGGCAAAAGCGTTCGGCACCGGCATCGGGGATCGGGTCGGCTGGCGAGATGTGCAAGTGATCCGCGACCCCCGCAGCGGCGCGCCGGGTGTGCGGCTCTGTGGGAATGCGGCGCGATTGGCCGCACGGATGGGGGTGAAGCGAATCCACGTCAGCATCACCCACAGCCACACGCTCGCAATCGCGGTGGTGGTGCTGATCGGTCGGCCCACGGAGATCGCGGCCGGCGCGGGTCTCCTCAGCCCTGCCAGTCGGTCTTGTCCACCGTCGTCTTGA
- a CDS encoding pyridoxine 5'-phosphate synthase yields the protein MNAGGSARSPDGLRLGVNVDHIATLRQLRGTPYPDLLRAARACASAGAHGITVHLREDRRHIQDADVRALKAWGGLPLNLEMAAVPAMVEFALSVRPDEVCLVPERRAELTTEGGLDVAGRRKELAPVVRALQGGGIEVSLFIEPEPAHLEAAVEIGARCVELHTGRYCSGSPAVAAAELERLVRAAVRGHELGLRINAGHGIHLGNLRGILEIPYLDTLNIGHSLVCDAVFVGLEAAVRAMLEGMRAYRGGRR from the coding sequence ATGAACGCGGGCGGTTCCGCGCGCTCTCCCGACGGGCTGCGCCTTGGCGTGAACGTGGACCACATCGCGACGCTCCGGCAGCTGCGGGGGACACCGTATCCCGACCTACTGCGGGCGGCTCGCGCGTGTGCGTCCGCGGGCGCGCACGGGATCACGGTGCATCTGCGGGAGGACCGGCGGCACATCCAGGACGCGGATGTGCGGGCGCTGAAAGCGTGGGGCGGTCTGCCGCTCAACCTGGAAATGGCCGCCGTGCCGGCGATGGTCGAGTTTGCGCTGTCGGTGCGACCAGACGAGGTGTGCCTCGTGCCCGAGCGGCGGGCCGAGCTGACGACCGAAGGCGGCCTGGACGTTGCGGGGAGGCGCAAGGAGCTGGCGCCAGTGGTCCGCGCACTGCAAGGGGGGGGAATCGAGGTCAGCTTGTTCATCGAACCGGAGCCTGCCCATCTGGAGGCCGCCGTTGAGATCGGTGCGCGGTGCGTCGAACTGCATACGGGCCGCTATTGCAGCGGATCGCCGGCGGTGGCCGCCGCAGAGCTGGAGCGGCTGGTGCGCGCGGCGGTCCGCGGGCACGAACTGGGGCTGCGGATCAACGCGGGTCATGGCATTCATCTGGGCAACCTGCGGGGGATTCTTGAGATCCCATATCTCGACACCCTCAACATCGGACACAGTCTGGTCTGCGATGCGGTGTTCGTCGGCCTCGAGGCGGCGGTGCGCGCGATGCTGGAGGGGATGCGGGCTTATCGCGGGGGGCGTCGATGA